From the genome of Vulpes lagopus strain Blue_001 chromosome 2, ASM1834538v1, whole genome shotgun sequence, one region includes:
- the LOC121485616 gene encoding olfactory receptor 4K5: MDKVNSSVVSEFVLLGLSSSQELQLFFFVFFSVLYVIIVLGNLLIIITVTSDNSLHSPMYFLLGNLSFVDICQASFATPKMIVDFLSEHKTISFNGCIAQIFFIHLFTGGEMVLLVSMAYDRYVAICKPLHYVVIMSQRTCTVLVIVSWAVGLVHTLSQLSFTVTLPFCGPNVVDSFFCDLPRVTKLACLDSYIIEILIVVNSGILSVSTFSLLVGSYIIILVTVWFKSSAAMAKAFSTLAAHITVVILFFGPCIFIYVWPFTTYPVDKLLAIFYTVFTPILNPIIYTLRNRDMKAAMRNIMTYYLRPKKISEIPRAVRSSLY; this comes from the coding sequence ATGGATAAGGTTAATTCTTCAGTGGTGTCTGAATTTGTGTTGCTGGGACTCTCCAGTTCTCAGGagctccagcttttcttttttgtttttttctctgtgttataTGTCATCATTGTGCTGGGAAATCTTCTCATAATCATCACAGTAACTTCTGATAACAGTCTGCACTCCCCCATGTACTTCCTCCTAGGAAATCTCTCCTTCGTGGACATCTGTCAGGCTTCTTTTGCTACCCCTAAGATGATTGTAGATTTCCTGAGTGAACATAAGACCATTTCCTTCAATGGCTGCATAGCTCAGATATTCTTCATTCACCTTTTTACTGGAGGAGAGATGGTACTACTTGTCTCCATGGCCTATGATAGATATGTAGCCATATGCAAACCTCTACACTATGTAGTCATCATGAGTCAAAGGACGTGCACTGTCCTGGTCATAGTCTCCTGGGCTGTGGGCTTGGTGCACACACTAAGTCAGTTATCATTTACCGTGACCCTACCTTTTTGTGGACCTAATGTAGTAGACAGCTTTTTTTGTGATCTTCCTCGAGTGACCAAACTTGCCTGCCTGGACTCTTACATCATTGAAATACTCATTGTAGTCAATAGTGGTATTCTTTCCGtaagcactttctctctcttagtTGGCTCTTACATCATTATTCTTGTCACTGTCTGGTTTAAGTCTTCCGCTGCAATGGCCAAGGCATTTTCTACACTGGCTGCCCATATCACTGTAGTAATTTTGTTCTTTGGACCTTGCATTTTCATCTATGTGTGGCCCTTTACCACTTACCCTGTGGATAAACTTCTTGCCATATTTTACACTGTGTTCACTCCCATTCTAAACCCCATTATCTATACACTAAGGAACAGGGATATGAAGGCTGCCATGAGGAATATTATGACCTATTACCTGAGGCCCAAGaaaatttctgaaattccacGAGCAGTGAGGAGTTCTCTTTATTAA
- the LOC121477672 gene encoding olfactory receptor 4F21-like produces the protein MGGLNDSVVTEIVLLALSCSWEKKLFLILICSLLYLAVILGNLFILFLVIFDSHLHSPMYFLLANLSLIDVCLSSTTVPKIIKDLLNEYKIISFQGCMAQICFIHIIGGVEMVLLIAMAFDRCTAICKPLHYLKIMNSKICISFVITGWVKGVIHAMSQFLFVINLPFCGPNKVDSFYCDFPKIIKLACTDAVNFEFIVTANSGFMSMGTFFLLILSYSLILITVWKRSSGELSKAFVTLSAHITVVFLFFTPCMFLYVWPSPPPSIDKNLFIVECAIIPVLNSTIYTLRNKDIKVAIKRLSKKISYSTFF, from the coding sequence ATGGGTGGATTAAATGATTCTGTGGTCACCGAGATTGTGTTACTGGCCCTTTCTTGTTCTTGGGAGAAAAAGCTCTTTCTCATCTTGATATGTTCTTTGCTCTATTTAGCAGTCATCTTgggaaatctttttattttgtttttggtaatttttgattCTCACCTACATTCTCCCATGTACTTTCTGCTGGCCAACCTGTCCCTCATTGATGTGTGTCTTTCCTCTACCACAGTTCCCAAAATAATCAAAGACCTcttaaatgaatacaaaataatttctttccaaGGTTGTATGGCACAGATATGCTTCATCCACATCATAGGAGGAGTGGAGATGGTATTACTTATAGCCATGGCATTTGACAGGTGTACAGCAATATGTAAACCTCTTCACTACTTGAAAATCATGAactctaaaatatgtatttcattcgTAATCACTGGATGGGTAAAGGGAGTGATTCATGCTATgtctcagtttttatttgttataaaCTTGCCTTTTTGTGGGCCTAATAAAGTAGACAGCTTTTACTGTGACTTTCCTAAGATCATAAAACTTGCATGCACAGATGCAgtcaattttgagtttatcgttACTGCTAACAGTGGCTTCATGAGCATGGGCACCTTCTTCCTGCTAATCCTTTCCTACTCACTCATTTTGATTACAGTCTGGAAACGTTCTTCAGGAGAATTATCCAAGGCATTTGTTACTTTGTCAGCTCACAtcactgtggtttttttgtttttcaccccATGCATGTTTCTGTATGTCTGGCCTTCTCCCCCACCTTCAATTGATAAAAATCTGTTCATTGTGGAGTGTGCTATCATCCCTGTCCTGAATTCTACCATCTATACACTAAGGAACAAAGACATAAAGGTAGCTATAAAAAGACTGAGCAAAAAGATATCTTATTCCACATTTTTTTGA